ATTCATACGCCGGTAGAAAAGGCAGCTTGCTCTAGCACTCGGTCGTCAACGAAGATGGGTGCATGTGTCCTGATGCCAATAGCGACCGCCTGAGGAAGCGGACACTTAACCTCTTGGCGGCTATTCTGAAAGACAACCATCAACTCGGCATGGAACACATTATCCTCGAGACGATTGATTACTACTGACTCCAGTCGGGTAAATCTAACGTCGATGCCAGCCGCTGCATCGAGGGTTTCCAAGGGAAGGTCAGAATGTCCTGACTTGGGAGGAATCAACTCTCTTCGGATGATGTCAGCCTGATATGGACCCATGTAGATAGGGAGATAGCGTTCAGCCCCATTCTCTTTTAGAATCAGGGACCACTCATCACTCAACAGGTTGCGTCTCACCGAATCAATAGTAACCTTTGTTGTCAATCAGCGAAATGGGACACTTTTTAAACCGAACACTTTGGCATAATCAGACGGCATT
This sequence is a window from Dehalococcoidales bacterium. Protein-coding genes within it:
- a CDS encoding bifunctional nuclease domain-containing protein gives rise to the protein MSDEWSLILKENGAERYLPIYMGPYQADIIRRELIPPKSGHSDLPLETLDAAAGIDVRFTRLESVVINRLEDNVFHAELMVVFQNSRQEVKCPLPQAVAIGIRTHAPIFVDDRVLEQAAFSTGV